One region of Channa argus isolate prfri chromosome 20, Channa argus male v1.0, whole genome shotgun sequence genomic DNA includes:
- the si:dkey-94f20.4 gene encoding synembryn-A isoform X2: MDVDVEGIIQCIKQGDENGVQMQLQQFNKEYAQCFFFDAEQRGRRKQRKLDEFRTNKVREYTDSDSDYDESDQEDRGLILRQNLAVVLLRFIRTEVKCHLLRVSLRTLRILSRDKRVLGPMVTDSALMTFANLAGLTVSDASDEANDPDSDFYDNIIASLAEAKVVQCHPEEVEGDTEPSGQNEEHSAPDELPKSDISTTEGRDLDSWSGIHRTSINEMYRGGIHHKALERGRRDRRKSKIEEEEEEGESGEEAQRKEAMKVLCNVVYNSTWAQERFSALRLMCGLINRLSSSVSCSSSSSVQFYELRLLFLITALRPELRTQLQMEGGVSILTAALESCLEIQWKDQYECVLDPAEPPISLEASQRITEILKILFNITYSTHRQEPSECDAALYRHLVAILRICLRRKCMLSEDTDELQGHTVNLLSALPLQCLDVLLTMPLEPNSEQCQGVNMDCVHTLLMFMERRLESGEKMKEKLTPVLNLLIESCRAHRETRHYIRKHILPPLRDVSQRPEEGTTVKSRLIRLMTHLDTDLKHCAADLIFVLCKENVRRFVKYTGYGNAAGLLATRGLLAGQGPRTAPSDVQYSSDSDSDTEEYRQVKDRINPVTGRVEAEQPDPMEGMTEEEKEEEAKRLIMLFNRLSRDSIIQPMGVDSEGKLVPMSGLNENSLTEERKSESENEAEEEEKN; the protein is encoded by the exons ATGGACGTGGATGTGGAGGGGATTATCCAGTGCATTAAGCAGGGGGATGAGAATGGTGTTCAGATGCAGCTCCAGCAGTTCAACAAAGAG TATGCCCAGTGCTTCTTCTTTGATGctgagcagagaggaagaaggaaa CAAAGAAAACTAGATGAG TTCAGGACGAATAAAGTGAGAGAGTACACAGATTCAGACTCAGACTATGACGAGTCTGACCAGGAGGATCGAGGCCTCATCCTCAGACAG AATTTAGCAGTTGTCCTTCTGAGGTTCATAAGAACAGAGGTGAAATGTCATCTGTTGAGAGTATCTCTACGTACCCTGAGGATCCTGTCCAGAGACAAAAGGGTGCTAGGCCCCATGGTGACTGACAGTGCTCTGATGACATTTGCCAATCTAGCCGGGCTCACCGTGAGCGATGCTAGTGACGAAGCCAATGATCCTGATTCTGATTTCTATGATAACATCATTGCTTCTCTTGCTGAGGCCAAAGTGGTGCAGTGTCATCCTGAAGAGGTCGAAGGTGACACTGAACCTAGTGGTCAAAATGAAGAGCACTCTGCCCCTGATGAGCTTCCCAAGAGTGACATCAGCACCACAGAAGGCAGAGATCTGGACAGCTGGTCTGGGATCCACAGAACGAGCATAAACGAAATGTACAGAGGCGGCATCCATCACAAAGCTCTGGAGCGAGGGAGGAGGGACCGCAGAAAGAGCAAgatagaggaggaggaagaggagggggagtcAGGAGAGGAGGCGCAGAGAAAAGAAGCCATGAAGGTGTTATGTAACGTGGTGTATAACAGCACCTGGGCACAGGAAAGGTTCAGTGCTCTCAG GCTCATGTGCGGTCTCATAAATCGTCTGTCCTCCAGTGTCAGTTGCTCGTCTTCCTCCAGTGTGCAGTTCTATGAACTACGCCTCCTGTTCCTCATAACTGCACTGAGGCCAGAGCTCAGGACTCAGCTTCAAATG GAGGGAGGGGTATCCATCCTCACAGCAGCCTTGGAAAGCTGCCTGGAGATACAGTGGAAAGACCAGTATGAGTGTGTGCTGGATCCAGCAGAGCCTCCCATCTCTCTGGAAGCCTCTCAACGTATCACAGAGATCCTGAAAATCCTCTTTAACATCACCTACAGCACTCACAGGCAGGAGCCAAGCGAG TGTGATGCAGCTCTTTACCGACACCTGGTGGCCATCCTGCGTATCTGTCTGAGGAGGAAGTGCATGCTGTCTGAAGACACTGATGAACTGCAGGG TCACACAGTCAACCTGTTGTCAGCGCTGCCTCTTCAGTGTCTTGACGTGCTGCTCACGATGCCTCTGGAGCCCAACTCTGAGCAGTGCCAGGGCGTCAACATGGACTGTGTCCACACCCTGCTGATGTTCATGGAGAGACGCCTCGAGTCG GGTGAGAAGATGAAAGAGAAGCTGACACCGGTCCTCAATCTGCTGATAGAGAGCTGCAGGGCCCACAGAGAAACACGGCACTACATCAGGAAACAT ATCTTGCCTCCTCTGAGAGATGTATCTCAAAGGCCAGAGGAAGGCACAACAGTGAAGAGTCGTCTAATTCGTCTCATGACTCATCTGGACACAGACCTGAAACACTGTGCAGCTGACCTCATATTTGTCCTCTGCAAGGAAAATG TAAGGCGTTTTGTCAAGTACACAGGCTATGGTAATGCAGCCGGCCTGCTGGCCACCAGGGGATTGCTGGCTGGCCAAGGCCCCAGGACCGCTCCTTCTGATGTCCAGTACTCCAGCGACTCCGACTCAGACACTGAGGAGTACCGACAGGTCAAAGATCGCATCAACCCGGTAACGGGAAGGGTGGAGGCGGAGCAGCCAGACCCCATGGAAGGcatgacagaggaggagaaggaggaggaggctaAGAGGCTGATCATGCTCTTCAATAGGCTGTCCAG AGATAGCATTATCCAGCCAATGGGAGTGGATTCAGAGGGGAAACTGGTCCCAATGTCAGGACTAAATGAAAATTCCCTAACTGAGGAGAGGAAGTCGGAGTCAGAGAATGAAGccgaggaagaggagaagaactga
- the si:dkey-94f20.4 gene encoding synembryn-A isoform X1 — MIIPLYGRVCEGSMDVDVEGIIQCIKQGDENGVQMQLQQFNKEYAQCFFFDAEQRGRRKQRKLDEFRTNKVREYTDSDSDYDESDQEDRGLILRQNLAVVLLRFIRTEVKCHLLRVSLRTLRILSRDKRVLGPMVTDSALMTFANLAGLTVSDASDEANDPDSDFYDNIIASLAEAKVVQCHPEEVEGDTEPSGQNEEHSAPDELPKSDISTTEGRDLDSWSGIHRTSINEMYRGGIHHKALERGRRDRRKSKIEEEEEEGESGEEAQRKEAMKVLCNVVYNSTWAQERFSALRLMCGLINRLSSSVSCSSSSSVQFYELRLLFLITALRPELRTQLQMEGGVSILTAALESCLEIQWKDQYECVLDPAEPPISLEASQRITEILKILFNITYSTHRQEPSECDAALYRHLVAILRICLRRKCMLSEDTDELQGHTVNLLSALPLQCLDVLLTMPLEPNSEQCQGVNMDCVHTLLMFMERRLESGEKMKEKLTPVLNLLIESCRAHRETRHYIRKHILPPLRDVSQRPEEGTTVKSRLIRLMTHLDTDLKHCAADLIFVLCKENVRRFVKYTGYGNAAGLLATRGLLAGQGPRTAPSDVQYSSDSDSDTEEYRQVKDRINPVTGRVEAEQPDPMEGMTEEEKEEEAKRLIMLFNRLSRDSIIQPMGVDSEGKLVPMSGLNENSLTEERKSESENEAEEEEKN; from the exons ATGATTATTCCTCTCTATGGCCGTGTGTGTGAAGGAAGTATGGACGTGGATGTGGAGGGGATTATCCAGTGCATTAAGCAGGGGGATGAGAATGGTGTTCAGATGCAGCTCCAGCAGTTCAACAAAGAG TATGCCCAGTGCTTCTTCTTTGATGctgagcagagaggaagaaggaaa CAAAGAAAACTAGATGAG TTCAGGACGAATAAAGTGAGAGAGTACACAGATTCAGACTCAGACTATGACGAGTCTGACCAGGAGGATCGAGGCCTCATCCTCAGACAG AATTTAGCAGTTGTCCTTCTGAGGTTCATAAGAACAGAGGTGAAATGTCATCTGTTGAGAGTATCTCTACGTACCCTGAGGATCCTGTCCAGAGACAAAAGGGTGCTAGGCCCCATGGTGACTGACAGTGCTCTGATGACATTTGCCAATCTAGCCGGGCTCACCGTGAGCGATGCTAGTGACGAAGCCAATGATCCTGATTCTGATTTCTATGATAACATCATTGCTTCTCTTGCTGAGGCCAAAGTGGTGCAGTGTCATCCTGAAGAGGTCGAAGGTGACACTGAACCTAGTGGTCAAAATGAAGAGCACTCTGCCCCTGATGAGCTTCCCAAGAGTGACATCAGCACCACAGAAGGCAGAGATCTGGACAGCTGGTCTGGGATCCACAGAACGAGCATAAACGAAATGTACAGAGGCGGCATCCATCACAAAGCTCTGGAGCGAGGGAGGAGGGACCGCAGAAAGAGCAAgatagaggaggaggaagaggagggggagtcAGGAGAGGAGGCGCAGAGAAAAGAAGCCATGAAGGTGTTATGTAACGTGGTGTATAACAGCACCTGGGCACAGGAAAGGTTCAGTGCTCTCAG GCTCATGTGCGGTCTCATAAATCGTCTGTCCTCCAGTGTCAGTTGCTCGTCTTCCTCCAGTGTGCAGTTCTATGAACTACGCCTCCTGTTCCTCATAACTGCACTGAGGCCAGAGCTCAGGACTCAGCTTCAAATG GAGGGAGGGGTATCCATCCTCACAGCAGCCTTGGAAAGCTGCCTGGAGATACAGTGGAAAGACCAGTATGAGTGTGTGCTGGATCCAGCAGAGCCTCCCATCTCTCTGGAAGCCTCTCAACGTATCACAGAGATCCTGAAAATCCTCTTTAACATCACCTACAGCACTCACAGGCAGGAGCCAAGCGAG TGTGATGCAGCTCTTTACCGACACCTGGTGGCCATCCTGCGTATCTGTCTGAGGAGGAAGTGCATGCTGTCTGAAGACACTGATGAACTGCAGGG TCACACAGTCAACCTGTTGTCAGCGCTGCCTCTTCAGTGTCTTGACGTGCTGCTCACGATGCCTCTGGAGCCCAACTCTGAGCAGTGCCAGGGCGTCAACATGGACTGTGTCCACACCCTGCTGATGTTCATGGAGAGACGCCTCGAGTCG GGTGAGAAGATGAAAGAGAAGCTGACACCGGTCCTCAATCTGCTGATAGAGAGCTGCAGGGCCCACAGAGAAACACGGCACTACATCAGGAAACAT ATCTTGCCTCCTCTGAGAGATGTATCTCAAAGGCCAGAGGAAGGCACAACAGTGAAGAGTCGTCTAATTCGTCTCATGACTCATCTGGACACAGACCTGAAACACTGTGCAGCTGACCTCATATTTGTCCTCTGCAAGGAAAATG TAAGGCGTTTTGTCAAGTACACAGGCTATGGTAATGCAGCCGGCCTGCTGGCCACCAGGGGATTGCTGGCTGGCCAAGGCCCCAGGACCGCTCCTTCTGATGTCCAGTACTCCAGCGACTCCGACTCAGACACTGAGGAGTACCGACAGGTCAAAGATCGCATCAACCCGGTAACGGGAAGGGTGGAGGCGGAGCAGCCAGACCCCATGGAAGGcatgacagaggaggagaaggaggaggaggctaAGAGGCTGATCATGCTCTTCAATAGGCTGTCCAG AGATAGCATTATCCAGCCAATGGGAGTGGATTCAGAGGGGAAACTGGTCCCAATGTCAGGACTAAATGAAAATTCCCTAACTGAGGAGAGGAAGTCGGAGTCAGAGAATGAAGccgaggaagaggagaagaactga